One window from the genome of Mauremys mutica isolate MM-2020 ecotype Southern chromosome 4, ASM2049712v1, whole genome shotgun sequence encodes:
- the LOC123370378 gene encoding brain-specific serine protease 4-like isoform X3, with translation MEVPTVDTMICNDRFRVGLQKPAGDNPIKEDMMCAGSMEGYKGFASGDSEGPLVCEEDGTWYLAGLVSWSLVREVNGVLTIFPGYPGVYNRPNAHNDWIQENVPGVSFTVVNFTLNSASPSTTITPSSVHPSAIITWKGAGGPSATIPRVLLLVMLLQLTL, from the exons ATGGAGGTGCCCACCGTAGACACCATGATCTGCAACGATCGCTTCCGAGTAGGATTACAAAAGCCTGCGGGTGACAATCCCATCAAAGAAGACATGATGTGTGCCGGGTCCATGGAGGGCTATAAAGGCTTTGCTTCG ggtgactccgagggacccctGGTGTGTGAGGAGGACGGGACCTGGTACCTTGCTGGGCTTGTGAGCTGGTCACTGGTGAGAGAAGTGAATGGGGTACTCACTATTTTTCCCGGTTACCCTGGGGTCTACAACCGCCCGAATGCCCACAACGACTGGATCCAGGAGAATGTGCCCGGTGTGAGTTTCACGGTGGTGAACTTCACTCTGAACAGTGCCAGTCCCTCTACCACCATCACTCCGAGCAGTGTCCATCCATCTGCCATCATCACTTGGAAAGGTGCTGGTGGCCCCTCTGCCACAATCCCCAGGGTCCTTCTCCTTGTAATGCTTTTGCAGCTGACTCTCTGA
- the LOC123370378 gene encoding tissue-type plasminogen activator-like isoform X2, which translates to MFHTLPPLPSPPGGLCSPTPLPSPVCRQGRKEAARGVVPFLTPQQGQCQPQHGLWGPRCLLMLLSKEQPPQMLSAGDRLSAAPSLAMPKHSLGIKGDSEGPLVCEEDGTWYLAGLVSWSLVREVNGVLTIFPGYPGVYNRPNAHNDWIQENVPGVSFTVVNFTLNSASPSTTITPSSVHPSAIITWKGAGGPSATIPRVLLLVMLLQLTL; encoded by the exons ATGTTTcacaccctcccacccctgccctcccccccgggggggctctgctctccgactcctctccccagccctgtatgtcgccaaggaaggaaggaagcagcaCGTGGAGTGgtccccttcctcaccccccagcaggggcagtGCCAGCCACAACACGGCCTGTGGGGACCCAGATGCCTCCTCATGCTGTTGTCcaaggagcagcctccccagatgCTCTCGGCAGGGGACCGGCTCAGCGCAGCTCCCAGCCTGGCGATGCCCAAGCACAGCCTGGGAATAAAG ggtgactccgagggacccctGGTGTGTGAGGAGGACGGGACCTGGTACCTTGCTGGGCTTGTGAGCTGGTCACTGGTGAGAGAAGTGAATGGGGTACTCACTATTTTTCCCGGTTACCCTGGGGTCTACAACCGCCCGAATGCCCACAACGACTGGATCCAGGAGAATGTGCCCGGTGTGAGTTTCACGGTGGTGAACTTCACTCTGAACAGTGCCAGTCCCTCTACCACCATCACTCCGAGCAGTGTCCATCCATCTGCCATCATCACTTGGAAAGGTGCTGGTGGCCCCTCTGCCACAATCCCCAGGGTCCTTCTCCTTGTAATGCTTTTGCAGCTGACTCTCTGA
- the LOC123370378 gene encoding transmembrane protease serine 9-like isoform X1, whose protein sequence is MSPRKEGSSTWSGPLPHPPAGAVPATTRPVGTQMPPHAVVQGAASPDALGRGPAQRSSQPGDAQAQPGNKVNFSLAATLQEMEVPTVDTMICNDRFRVGLQKPAGDNPIKEDMMCAGSMEGYKGFASGDSEGPLVCEEDGTWYLAGLVSWSLVREVNGVLTIFPGYPGVYNRPNAHNDWIQENVPGVSFTVVNFTLNSASPSTTITPSSVHPSAIITWKGAGGPSATIPRVLLLVMLLQLTL, encoded by the exons atgtcgccaaggaaggaaggaagcagcaCGTGGAGTGgtccccttcctcaccccccagcaggggcagtGCCAGCCACAACACGGCCTGTGGGGACCCAGATGCCTCCTCATGCTGTTGTCcaaggagcagcctccccagatgCTCTCGGCAGGGGACCGGCTCAGCGCAGCTCCCAGCCTGGCGATGCCCAAGCACAGCCTGGGAATAAAG TGAATTTTTCCCTAGCGGCGACCCTGCAGGAAATGGAGGTGCCCACCGTAGACACCATGATCTGCAACGATCGCTTCCGAGTAGGATTACAAAAGCCTGCGGGTGACAATCCCATCAAAGAAGACATGATGTGTGCCGGGTCCATGGAGGGCTATAAAGGCTTTGCTTCG ggtgactccgagggacccctGGTGTGTGAGGAGGACGGGACCTGGTACCTTGCTGGGCTTGTGAGCTGGTCACTGGTGAGAGAAGTGAATGGGGTACTCACTATTTTTCCCGGTTACCCTGGGGTCTACAACCGCCCGAATGCCCACAACGACTGGATCCAGGAGAATGTGCCCGGTGTGAGTTTCACGGTGGTGAACTTCACTCTGAACAGTGCCAGTCCCTCTACCACCATCACTCCGAGCAGTGTCCATCCATCTGCCATCATCACTTGGAAAGGTGCTGGTGGCCCCTCTGCCACAATCCCCAGGGTCCTTCTCCTTGTAATGCTTTTGCAGCTGACTCTCTGA